The Chloroflexota bacterium DNA window GGATAATTATGAAACTCAAAACTGGCGATCTCGCCCCCGATTTCACCCTGCCCGGACATCTGGACAAAACTATTACCTTGTCCGAGTTGCGCGGCAGCAGCGTTGTGCTGGCCTTCTTCCCTCTGGCCTGGACCCCCGTCTGAAGCAACCAGATTCCGTCATATCAGGCAGAATATGCTCGATTCACGGAATCAAGTGTCCAGGTTCTGGGC harbors:
- a CDS encoding redoxin domain-containing protein, yielding MKLKTGDLAPDFTLPGHLDKTITLSELRGSSVVLAFFPLAWTPV